A window of Calliopsis andreniformis isolate RMS-2024a chromosome 3, iyCalAndr_principal, whole genome shotgun sequence contains these coding sequences:
- the LOC143177219 gene encoding ankyrin repeat and BTB/POZ domain-containing protein 2 isoform X1 yields the protein MNVERPTMDGCGQQPLFLTGTSGSASISSPQQQAIQGGAPPEHYGGPLSLSICISDSGHEILRPKPRRPTGGNGRDLYCPPYSKDFAESSPKNGVHNMVHMVPERDTDSVAPTPTPQHPHHSQHHHLSLHEIRALQRRPECTGNSSSDENRSSGHASMSDTGGHTSSSSPPHRHHRAHSPQQLNSVPEDDRLSASVTQRNGRSRSGQNRNRHRATPAKLQVPWSGSGLEDIKLAIQQLTMRSHKSSSTYSSLSGSESSEPAVRRLMRHSSLETINTNVTSADEFVWVDSHNRLVELQQLPWTHHDVLRVLQNGRTREHMEQVSMETIPRLSYLLQRALVRIGRETQRLAKPVGLCSKQEVYSAFKIVLCPALADSCTKACMRAAAMFAVSGDQLKQSKASRSGLQLPVGRFLRWMSDVRLGRMVHEYAAIYLTAGIENLLEEILLQCIPTDPHTTLTATMLEHAIANSGDLWGLLQPYAHLNAGRTASGALAMPRWASVSSLNSSSSSRSGRDAAGSALEPSLLTTCVGSMSELIDLISKVAQAGRAPVPLTTKALNALFYYMRCSQLEHGERGSGIQELAYERAYVVLPPLVEWLRVATAHAEHRHGLVVDQDDINQAARLLLPGVDCPVRPICFEEVVVCSKRIDDSEYVRLLTMDMAFRMLTSGRADLIAQAMPLLPSTKINTVNDNGFTALMIACINGDETAVLALLDAGADLNIESPAPATGQSGNTPSKIPLAPAAANVRSPITQSSMISPGKNIQSPNSSSSSPSISSNVSSNICCNQIGFNAETQHWTALTYTALLGHCNIARILLERGAAVEGGAKLSEDKCTVTPLQAATACGNNEMVALLLAHGAQPFLSTLIKDSFSYSGSAQRGCYSAISVATAHGQRSCLHQLLSHPLNFSAKRGEKEVLSLEEILAEGSAGTSPQQQTVDGRGNRREGKEPVFNKVQTKALQEAMYHSAESNHLDITMELRGLKVGWTLHCWMHSLATAHEMRLDSVIDQLLQDFLQVCPDDYSTQFVQECLPLLFNIFRYSKKEGTTLLLADIFCTCFGWEPIKPIRDTTLSSGSRIDPKFVNNPELSDVQFRVEGRVFYGHKIVLVTSSPRFRNMLSSKLCEGNPPIVQINDIRYHIFQMVMEFLYHGGCATLEVNQSDVLELMAAANFFQLDGLLRYCEAQCSSMVDLDNIVSMYIHAKVYNATQLLEYCQGFLLQNMVALLTYDDSVKRLLFAKKLPNHDVLAGLLLTLQARIKARRSQQQNKLKT from the exons ACCGACTGGTGGCAACGGACGAGACCTCTACTGTCCCCCTTATTCTAAGGACTTTGCGGAGAGTTCTCCAAAGAACGGTGTCCACAATATGGTCCACATGGTACCAGAAAGGGACACGGACAGCGTGGCTCCAACGCCTACGCCTCAGCATCCTCATCACTCTCAGCATCATCATCTCAGTTTGCACGAAATTCGCGCCCTTCAG AGGCGGCCAGAATGCACAGGTAACAGCTCGTCAGATGAGAATCGATCGTCGGGGCACGCGAGCATGTCGGACACAGGTGGTCACACGAGTAGCAGCTCGCCGCCGCATCGTCACCACAGGGCGCACAGTCCCCAACAGCTGAACTCTGTGCCCGAGGACGATCGTCTCTCCGCCTCAGTCACACAGAGAAATGGCAGGAGTAGATCTGGACAGAACCGCAACAGGCACAGAGCTACACCTGCAAAG TTGCAGGTCCCATGGTCAGGATCCGGCTTAGAAGACATTAAACTGGCGATTCAACAGCTCACGATGCGTTCTCACAAGTCATCCTCCACTTATTCCTCCTTGAGCGGCTCTGAGAGCTCGGAGCCGGCTGTAAGGAGGCTGATGCGACACTCCAGCCTGGAAACCATTAACACCAATGTGACCAGCGCCGACGAGTTCGTCTGGGTGGACTCCCACAACCGATTGGTGGAGCTGCAACAACTACCTTGGACTCATCACGACGTTCTTCGCGTGTTGCAAAACGGTCGTACCAGAGAGCACATGGAACAGGTCTCAATGGAGACAATACCTCGCCTGTCTTACCTGCTGCAACGTGCCCTAGTCAGAATCGGTCGCGAAACGCAGAGACTGGCTAAGCCTGTTGGTCTTTGTAGCAAGCAGGAAGTTTACAGCGCGTTCAAGATTGTCCTGTGCCCAGCCTTGGCTGATTCTTGCACCAAG GCTTGCATGCGAGCTGCTGCAATGTTTGCTGTATCCGGGGACCAGCTGAAGCAATCGAAGGCATCTCGATCAGGACTGCAGCTACCAGTTGGACGGTTTCTTCGTTGGATGTCTGACGTTAGACTGGGAAGAATGGTACACGAATACGCGGCCATATATCTAACCGCGGGTATCGAGAACCTCCTAGAAGAAATACTATTGCAATGCATACCAACTGACCCGCATACTACTCTAACAGCAACGATGCTGGAGCATGCCATTGCAAATAGCGGCGATTTATGGGGCCTTCTTCAGCCATATGCCCATCTTAATGCTGGTCGAACTGCATCAG GTGCTCTCGCGATGCCTCGCTGGGCCAGCGTAAGTTCCTTGAATTCATCTTCATCATCTCGTAGTGGAAGAGACGCAGCTGGATCTGCGTTAGAACCGTCTCTCTTAACCACCTGCGTGGGATCAATGTCAGAATTAATAGACTTGATCTCGAAAGTAGCTCAAGCAGGACGTGCTCCTGTaccgctgactactaaggcactgaaCGCCTTATTTTATTACATGAGATGTTCTCAG TTAGAACATGGAGAACGTGGTTCCGGGATCCAGGAACTCGCATACGAGCGAGCATACGTCGTGCTTCCCCCATTGGTCGAGTGGTTACGTGTCGCGACCGCTCATGCAGAACACAGACATGGCCTCGTTGTAGATCAGGACGATATCAATCAGGCTGCCAGGCTGTTATTACCTGGCGTGGACTGTCCTGTCAGACCGATATG TTTCGAAGAGGTCGTCGTGTGTTCAAAACGTATCGACGATTCCGAATACGTGCGCCTTCTCACCATGGACATGGCATTCAGAATGCTGACCAGTGGACGCGCGGACCTAATCGCGCAAGCTATGCCCCTTTTACCATCCACGAAGATCAACACGGTGAACGACAATGGCTTCACAGCGTTGATGATAGCATGCATAAACGGCGATGAAACAGCGGTACTAGCTCTACTGGATGCTGGAGCAGATTTGAACATCGAAAGTCCAGCTCCAGCTACTGGCCAGTCAGGAAACACACCCTCCAAAATCCCTTTAGCGCCGGCTGCAGCGAACGTTAGGAGTccgatcactcaatcctcaatgatatcACCAGGAAAGAACATACAGTCGCCGAATTCATCTTCTAGCTCGCCAAGTATTTCGAGCAATGTTTCCAGTAATATCTGCTGCAATCAAATTGGGTTCAACGCTGAGACCCAGCATTGGACAGCGTTAACTTATACTGCATTGTTAGGCCATTGTAACATTGCCAGAATATTGTTAGAAAGAGGAGCGGCAGTGGAGGGTGGTGCTAAGCTCAGTGAAGACAAGTGTACAGTGACACCTTTGCAAGCAGCCACGGCATGTGGAAATAATGAAATGGTGGCATTGCTTTTGGCTCATGGCGCTCAACCATTTTTGTCGACTTTGATCAAGGACTCGTTTTCTTATTCTGGCTCGGCTCAACGTGGCTGTTACAG CGCAATATCAGTAGCAACAGCCCATGGACAAAGAAGTTGTCTTCATCAGTTGCTATCTCATCCATTAAACTTCTCTGCAAAACGAGGGGAAAAAGAGGTATTATCCCTAGAGGAGATTCTAGCCGAAGGTAGCGCGGGTACTAGTCCACAGCAACAAACTGTAGATGGAAGAGGAAACCGGAGGGAGGGTAAAGAGCCAGTATTCAACAAGGTACAAACAAAAGCTTTGCAGGAAGCAATGTATCACAGTGCTGAAAGCAACCATTTAG ACATCACAATGGAACTGCGTGGACTAAAGGTGGGTTGGACCTTACATTGCTGGATGCACAGTCTTGCCACAGCTCATGAAATGAGACTAGATTCAGTAATAGATCAGCTACTTCAAGACTTTCTACAAGTATGTCCAGACGACTATTCAACACAATTCGTACAAGAATGTCTTCCACTGTTATTTAATATCTTTAGGTATAGTAAG AAGGAAGGCACGACACTTCTTCTTGCTGATATCTTCTGTACATGTTTCGGATGGGAGCCAATAAAACCAATCAGAGATACTACACTTTCTAGTGGATCTAGAATCGATCCCAAATTTGTAAATAATCCAGAATTAAGCGATGTGCAATTTAGAGTTGAGGGCAGAGTCTTTTACGGCCATAAGATTGTTTTGGTGACATCGTCTCCAAGATTTAGGAATATGTTAAGTTCGAAACTATGCGAGGGGAATCCTCCCATTGTACAGATTAATGATATTCGGTACCACATTTTCCAG ATGGTAATGGAATTTTTGTATCATGGCGGATGTGCCACGTTAGAAGTAAATCAAAGTGATGTCTTGGAACTGATGGCTGCTGCTAATTTTTTCCAATTAGATGGATTACTTAGGTATTGCGAAGCCCAATGTTCTTCGATGGTCGATCTCGACAACATCGTATCCATGTATATTCATGCAAAG GTCTACAATGCAACCCAGCTTCTAGAATATTGTCAAGGATTTCTGCTGCAAAATATGGTCGCTTTGCTGACTTACGACGATTCGGTGAAACGTTTGCTGTTCGCGAAAAAACTGCCGAATCATGATGTTCTAGCGGGCCTCCTTCTCACTTTACAAGCAAGAATAAAAGCCAGGCGATCTCAGCAACAAAATAAGTTAAAGACTTAG
- the LOC143177219 gene encoding ankyrin repeat and BTB/POZ domain-containing protein 2 isoform X2, which produces MNVERPTMDGCGQQPLFLTGTSGSASISSPQQQAIQGGAPPEHYGGPLSLSICISDSGHEILRPKPRRPTGGNGRDLYCPPYSKDFAESSPKNGVHNMVHMVPERDTDSVAPTPTPQHPHHSQHHHLSLHEIRALQRRPECTGNSSSDENRSSGHASMSDTGGHTSSSSPPHRHHRAHSPQQLNSVPEDDRLSASVTQRNGRSRSGQNRNRHRATPAKVPWSGSGLEDIKLAIQQLTMRSHKSSSTYSSLSGSESSEPAVRRLMRHSSLETINTNVTSADEFVWVDSHNRLVELQQLPWTHHDVLRVLQNGRTREHMEQVSMETIPRLSYLLQRALVRIGRETQRLAKPVGLCSKQEVYSAFKIVLCPALADSCTKACMRAAAMFAVSGDQLKQSKASRSGLQLPVGRFLRWMSDVRLGRMVHEYAAIYLTAGIENLLEEILLQCIPTDPHTTLTATMLEHAIANSGDLWGLLQPYAHLNAGRTASGALAMPRWASVSSLNSSSSSRSGRDAAGSALEPSLLTTCVGSMSELIDLISKVAQAGRAPVPLTTKALNALFYYMRCSQLEHGERGSGIQELAYERAYVVLPPLVEWLRVATAHAEHRHGLVVDQDDINQAARLLLPGVDCPVRPICFEEVVVCSKRIDDSEYVRLLTMDMAFRMLTSGRADLIAQAMPLLPSTKINTVNDNGFTALMIACINGDETAVLALLDAGADLNIESPAPATGQSGNTPSKIPLAPAAANVRSPITQSSMISPGKNIQSPNSSSSSPSISSNVSSNICCNQIGFNAETQHWTALTYTALLGHCNIARILLERGAAVEGGAKLSEDKCTVTPLQAATACGNNEMVALLLAHGAQPFLSTLIKDSFSYSGSAQRGCYSAISVATAHGQRSCLHQLLSHPLNFSAKRGEKEVLSLEEILAEGSAGTSPQQQTVDGRGNRREGKEPVFNKVQTKALQEAMYHSAESNHLDITMELRGLKVGWTLHCWMHSLATAHEMRLDSVIDQLLQDFLQVCPDDYSTQFVQECLPLLFNIFRYSKKEGTTLLLADIFCTCFGWEPIKPIRDTTLSSGSRIDPKFVNNPELSDVQFRVEGRVFYGHKIVLVTSSPRFRNMLSSKLCEGNPPIVQINDIRYHIFQMVMEFLYHGGCATLEVNQSDVLELMAAANFFQLDGLLRYCEAQCSSMVDLDNIVSMYIHAKVYNATQLLEYCQGFLLQNMVALLTYDDSVKRLLFAKKLPNHDVLAGLLLTLQARIKARRSQQQNKLKT; this is translated from the exons ACCGACTGGTGGCAACGGACGAGACCTCTACTGTCCCCCTTATTCTAAGGACTTTGCGGAGAGTTCTCCAAAGAACGGTGTCCACAATATGGTCCACATGGTACCAGAAAGGGACACGGACAGCGTGGCTCCAACGCCTACGCCTCAGCATCCTCATCACTCTCAGCATCATCATCTCAGTTTGCACGAAATTCGCGCCCTTCAG AGGCGGCCAGAATGCACAGGTAACAGCTCGTCAGATGAGAATCGATCGTCGGGGCACGCGAGCATGTCGGACACAGGTGGTCACACGAGTAGCAGCTCGCCGCCGCATCGTCACCACAGGGCGCACAGTCCCCAACAGCTGAACTCTGTGCCCGAGGACGATCGTCTCTCCGCCTCAGTCACACAGAGAAATGGCAGGAGTAGATCTGGACAGAACCGCAACAGGCACAGAGCTACACCTGCAAAG GTCCCATGGTCAGGATCCGGCTTAGAAGACATTAAACTGGCGATTCAACAGCTCACGATGCGTTCTCACAAGTCATCCTCCACTTATTCCTCCTTGAGCGGCTCTGAGAGCTCGGAGCCGGCTGTAAGGAGGCTGATGCGACACTCCAGCCTGGAAACCATTAACACCAATGTGACCAGCGCCGACGAGTTCGTCTGGGTGGACTCCCACAACCGATTGGTGGAGCTGCAACAACTACCTTGGACTCATCACGACGTTCTTCGCGTGTTGCAAAACGGTCGTACCAGAGAGCACATGGAACAGGTCTCAATGGAGACAATACCTCGCCTGTCTTACCTGCTGCAACGTGCCCTAGTCAGAATCGGTCGCGAAACGCAGAGACTGGCTAAGCCTGTTGGTCTTTGTAGCAAGCAGGAAGTTTACAGCGCGTTCAAGATTGTCCTGTGCCCAGCCTTGGCTGATTCTTGCACCAAG GCTTGCATGCGAGCTGCTGCAATGTTTGCTGTATCCGGGGACCAGCTGAAGCAATCGAAGGCATCTCGATCAGGACTGCAGCTACCAGTTGGACGGTTTCTTCGTTGGATGTCTGACGTTAGACTGGGAAGAATGGTACACGAATACGCGGCCATATATCTAACCGCGGGTATCGAGAACCTCCTAGAAGAAATACTATTGCAATGCATACCAACTGACCCGCATACTACTCTAACAGCAACGATGCTGGAGCATGCCATTGCAAATAGCGGCGATTTATGGGGCCTTCTTCAGCCATATGCCCATCTTAATGCTGGTCGAACTGCATCAG GTGCTCTCGCGATGCCTCGCTGGGCCAGCGTAAGTTCCTTGAATTCATCTTCATCATCTCGTAGTGGAAGAGACGCAGCTGGATCTGCGTTAGAACCGTCTCTCTTAACCACCTGCGTGGGATCAATGTCAGAATTAATAGACTTGATCTCGAAAGTAGCTCAAGCAGGACGTGCTCCTGTaccgctgactactaaggcactgaaCGCCTTATTTTATTACATGAGATGTTCTCAG TTAGAACATGGAGAACGTGGTTCCGGGATCCAGGAACTCGCATACGAGCGAGCATACGTCGTGCTTCCCCCATTGGTCGAGTGGTTACGTGTCGCGACCGCTCATGCAGAACACAGACATGGCCTCGTTGTAGATCAGGACGATATCAATCAGGCTGCCAGGCTGTTATTACCTGGCGTGGACTGTCCTGTCAGACCGATATG TTTCGAAGAGGTCGTCGTGTGTTCAAAACGTATCGACGATTCCGAATACGTGCGCCTTCTCACCATGGACATGGCATTCAGAATGCTGACCAGTGGACGCGCGGACCTAATCGCGCAAGCTATGCCCCTTTTACCATCCACGAAGATCAACACGGTGAACGACAATGGCTTCACAGCGTTGATGATAGCATGCATAAACGGCGATGAAACAGCGGTACTAGCTCTACTGGATGCTGGAGCAGATTTGAACATCGAAAGTCCAGCTCCAGCTACTGGCCAGTCAGGAAACACACCCTCCAAAATCCCTTTAGCGCCGGCTGCAGCGAACGTTAGGAGTccgatcactcaatcctcaatgatatcACCAGGAAAGAACATACAGTCGCCGAATTCATCTTCTAGCTCGCCAAGTATTTCGAGCAATGTTTCCAGTAATATCTGCTGCAATCAAATTGGGTTCAACGCTGAGACCCAGCATTGGACAGCGTTAACTTATACTGCATTGTTAGGCCATTGTAACATTGCCAGAATATTGTTAGAAAGAGGAGCGGCAGTGGAGGGTGGTGCTAAGCTCAGTGAAGACAAGTGTACAGTGACACCTTTGCAAGCAGCCACGGCATGTGGAAATAATGAAATGGTGGCATTGCTTTTGGCTCATGGCGCTCAACCATTTTTGTCGACTTTGATCAAGGACTCGTTTTCTTATTCTGGCTCGGCTCAACGTGGCTGTTACAG CGCAATATCAGTAGCAACAGCCCATGGACAAAGAAGTTGTCTTCATCAGTTGCTATCTCATCCATTAAACTTCTCTGCAAAACGAGGGGAAAAAGAGGTATTATCCCTAGAGGAGATTCTAGCCGAAGGTAGCGCGGGTACTAGTCCACAGCAACAAACTGTAGATGGAAGAGGAAACCGGAGGGAGGGTAAAGAGCCAGTATTCAACAAGGTACAAACAAAAGCTTTGCAGGAAGCAATGTATCACAGTGCTGAAAGCAACCATTTAG ACATCACAATGGAACTGCGTGGACTAAAGGTGGGTTGGACCTTACATTGCTGGATGCACAGTCTTGCCACAGCTCATGAAATGAGACTAGATTCAGTAATAGATCAGCTACTTCAAGACTTTCTACAAGTATGTCCAGACGACTATTCAACACAATTCGTACAAGAATGTCTTCCACTGTTATTTAATATCTTTAGGTATAGTAAG AAGGAAGGCACGACACTTCTTCTTGCTGATATCTTCTGTACATGTTTCGGATGGGAGCCAATAAAACCAATCAGAGATACTACACTTTCTAGTGGATCTAGAATCGATCCCAAATTTGTAAATAATCCAGAATTAAGCGATGTGCAATTTAGAGTTGAGGGCAGAGTCTTTTACGGCCATAAGATTGTTTTGGTGACATCGTCTCCAAGATTTAGGAATATGTTAAGTTCGAAACTATGCGAGGGGAATCCTCCCATTGTACAGATTAATGATATTCGGTACCACATTTTCCAG ATGGTAATGGAATTTTTGTATCATGGCGGATGTGCCACGTTAGAAGTAAATCAAAGTGATGTCTTGGAACTGATGGCTGCTGCTAATTTTTTCCAATTAGATGGATTACTTAGGTATTGCGAAGCCCAATGTTCTTCGATGGTCGATCTCGACAACATCGTATCCATGTATATTCATGCAAAG GTCTACAATGCAACCCAGCTTCTAGAATATTGTCAAGGATTTCTGCTGCAAAATATGGTCGCTTTGCTGACTTACGACGATTCGGTGAAACGTTTGCTGTTCGCGAAAAAACTGCCGAATCATGATGTTCTAGCGGGCCTCCTTCTCACTTTACAAGCAAGAATAAAAGCCAGGCGATCTCAGCAACAAAATAAGTTAAAGACTTAG
- the Syx13 gene encoding syntaxin 13 isoform X2 — MAHSSQTYGSTDQRTDVPDVGFSPTELYSLSENITTNIYTINTSWRTLDRAYKNIGTNKDNQGLRDKVHVTQLSTNQVVTQTSKDIARLTVLMRKGDKEQKLQIEKLTTDFKDAVQRYSDMQKSIAEKMKRHILLTPSIENPMDADDEEQQHLLQVQEEEQKATQRNLEFQQGLLLEREDRIKRIEGDILDVNQIMRELAALVHTQGDAINTIDNHIENIHGNVELGAQELIKGSNYQSKYRRKVYILLFLAIIVVVILIIILVTKLS, encoded by the exons ATGGCTCACAGTTCTCAAACATATGGGTCCACGGATCAACGGACAGATGTACCTGATGTGGGATTTAGCCCTACTGAACTTTATAGTCTCAGCGAGAATATTACAACTAACATATACACAATTAATACAAGTTGGAGGACACTCGATCGTGCATACAAGAATATTGGAACCAATAAAGATAATCAGGGTCTAAGGGATAAGGT GCACGTGACGCAACTAAGCACAAATCAAGTAGTAACTCAAACCAGCAAAGATATAGCAAGACTGACAGTGCTTATGAGGAAAGGAGATAAAGAACAGAAATTACAAATTGAAAAACTCACTACTGATTTTAAAGATGCTGTGCAAAGATACTCAGACATGCAGAAG TCAATTGCAGAGAAAATGAAGAGGCATATTTTGCTTACACCTAGTATAGAAAATCCTATGGATGCAGATGATGAGGAACAACAGCACTTACTTCAAGTTCAGGAGGAGGAGCAAAAGGCAACGCAAAG GAATCTGGAATTTCAACAAGGGTTGCTATTAGAGAGAGAGGATAGGATAAAACGTATCGAGGGCGATATTTTGGATGTGAATCAAATAATGCGTGAGCTTGCTGCATTAGTCCACACTCAAGGCGACGCAATCA ATACAATAGATAACCACATAGAAAATATACACGGAAATGTCGAGCTGGGAGCACAAGAATTAATTAAGGGGAGTAATTACCAAAGTAAATATCGGCGAAAAGTTTATATCTTGTTGTTCCTTGCGATTATAGTCGTTGTTATATTAATTATCATTCTAGTCACTAAATTAAGTTAG
- the Syx13 gene encoding syntaxin 13 isoform X1 — protein MRKRMAHSSQTYGSTDQRTDVPDVGFSPTELYSLSENITTNIYTINTSWRTLDRAYKNIGTNKDNQGLRDKVHVTQLSTNQVVTQTSKDIARLTVLMRKGDKEQKLQIEKLTTDFKDAVQRYSDMQKSIAEKMKRHILLTPSIENPMDADDEEQQHLLQVQEEEQKATQRNLEFQQGLLLEREDRIKRIEGDILDVNQIMRELAALVHTQGDAINTIDNHIENIHGNVELGAQELIKGSNYQSKYRRKVYILLFLAIIVVVILIIILVTKLS, from the exons ATGAGAAAAAG AATGGCTCACAGTTCTCAAACATATGGGTCCACGGATCAACGGACAGATGTACCTGATGTGGGATTTAGCCCTACTGAACTTTATAGTCTCAGCGAGAATATTACAACTAACATATACACAATTAATACAAGTTGGAGGACACTCGATCGTGCATACAAGAATATTGGAACCAATAAAGATAATCAGGGTCTAAGGGATAAGGT GCACGTGACGCAACTAAGCACAAATCAAGTAGTAACTCAAACCAGCAAAGATATAGCAAGACTGACAGTGCTTATGAGGAAAGGAGATAAAGAACAGAAATTACAAATTGAAAAACTCACTACTGATTTTAAAGATGCTGTGCAAAGATACTCAGACATGCAGAAG TCAATTGCAGAGAAAATGAAGAGGCATATTTTGCTTACACCTAGTATAGAAAATCCTATGGATGCAGATGATGAGGAACAACAGCACTTACTTCAAGTTCAGGAGGAGGAGCAAAAGGCAACGCAAAG GAATCTGGAATTTCAACAAGGGTTGCTATTAGAGAGAGAGGATAGGATAAAACGTATCGAGGGCGATATTTTGGATGTGAATCAAATAATGCGTGAGCTTGCTGCATTAGTCCACACTCAAGGCGACGCAATCA ATACAATAGATAACCACATAGAAAATATACACGGAAATGTCGAGCTGGGAGCACAAGAATTAATTAAGGGGAGTAATTACCAAAGTAAATATCGGCGAAAAGTTTATATCTTGTTGTTCCTTGCGATTATAGTCGTTGTTATATTAATTATCATTCTAGTCACTAAATTAAGTTAG